One part of the Alistipes onderdonkii genome encodes these proteins:
- a CDS encoding TspO/MBR family protein, producing MKKIWAYILPTVLCFVLGGLAGWLQHDAINEWYPLLDKPALTPPNAVFPIAWSIIYLCMGISGGLVLTSEAPARKSAVRLWFFQLGCNFLWSILFFVCRSPLLGMADIVVLDVLVILYLVRSANVRAAAAWLFVPYLCWLLFATYLNAYILVANGTGL from the coding sequence ATGAAAAAAATATGGGCCTATATCCTCCCGACGGTGCTGTGTTTCGTTCTGGGGGGACTTGCCGGATGGTTGCAGCACGACGCGATCAACGAATGGTATCCGCTGCTCGACAAACCGGCGCTGACACCGCCCAATGCGGTTTTCCCGATCGCATGGAGCATCATCTACCTCTGCATGGGCATCTCGGGCGGGCTGGTACTGACCTCCGAAGCCCCCGCCCGTAAAAGTGCGGTGAGGCTGTGGTTTTTCCAGTTAGGGTGCAATTTCCTGTGGAGCATCCTCTTCTTCGTCTGCCGCAGCCCGCTGCTGGGCATGGCGGACATCGTGGTGCTCGACGTCCTGGTGATCCTCTATCTCGTCCGCAGTGCAAACGTACGCGCCGCTGCCGCATGGCTCTTCGTCCCTTACCTCTGCTGGCTCCTCTTCGCCACCTACCTCAACGCCTATATCCTCGTTGCGAACGGGACGGGGCTGTAA
- a CDS encoding SDR family oxidoreductase: MMETKDKTALVTGAASGMGAAAARMFAQAGYSVMLADMNGTAVEAAVQGLAASGYEADYTVCDVTDEAQVKAMVEKTVARFGKLDAAYNNAGIMPARVETADTETEAFDHVIAVNLKGVWLCMKYELLQMRRQGHGAIVNTSSIGGLVGSPGRAGYHAAKHGVLGLTKCAALEYAGKGIRVNAVCPGTIETPMVDDMIRTGNLIVSEALQFAPAGRFGRAEEVAAAVVWLCSPGASYITGQAIAVDGGYTAM; this comes from the coding sequence ATGATGGAAACGAAAGATAAAACGGCATTGGTCACCGGGGCTGCGAGCGGCATGGGAGCAGCTGCCGCCCGGATGTTCGCCCAAGCGGGCTATTCGGTCATGCTGGCCGACATGAACGGGACGGCGGTGGAAGCGGCCGTACAAGGACTCGCAGCATCGGGATATGAGGCCGACTACACGGTATGCGACGTGACCGACGAAGCCCAGGTCAAAGCGATGGTCGAAAAGACGGTGGCAAGGTTCGGCAAACTCGATGCCGCCTACAACAACGCAGGGATCATGCCTGCGCGGGTAGAGACGGCCGATACGGAAACAGAGGCATTCGACCATGTGATAGCCGTCAACCTGAAAGGGGTCTGGCTCTGTATGAAGTACGAATTACTGCAAATGCGCAGACAAGGCCACGGGGCCATCGTCAACACCTCGTCGATAGGCGGGCTGGTCGGTTCACCCGGCCGCGCCGGATACCACGCAGCCAAACACGGGGTGCTGGGGCTGACCAAATGCGCAGCGCTGGAGTATGCCGGCAAGGGCATCCGGGTCAATGCCGTATGTCCCGGGACAATCGAAACGCCGATGGTCGACGACATGATCCGCACGGGGAACCTGATCGTGTCCGAAGCGTTGCAATTCGCCCCGGCAGGACGTTTCGGCCGGGCGGAAGAGGTCGCAGCAGCCGTCGTATGGCTTTGCAGCCCCGGAGCGAGCTACATTACGGGCCAGGCAATAGCCGTCGACGGCGGATATACGGCCATGTAA
- a CDS encoding iron-containing alcohol dehydrogenase: MKTKLNFNMWIPTRILFGADELKNLHRQEMPGKKALLAISNGKSTRANGYLAATEEQLRLAGIESVVFDRIEANPLKSTVMAGAAAAREHGCDMIVALGGGSVMDAAKAIALMASNDGDLWDYVFGGTGKEQQAEHAPLPVIAITTTAGTGSEVDPWGVVTNEQTHEKIGVEAAFPVLAVVDPKLMLTVPPKFTAYQGFDALFHSVESYISKFANLASDMYALTAIEHIARNLPRAVANGDDLEARTRVAFGNTLSGVVMCLSATTSQHSMEHAMSAYHQDLPHGAGLIMLSRAYFSFFIDRHVCDERFVRMARAMGMEQAAQPGDFITALTRLQQACGVADLRMSDYGITPGELQQMTFNAFDTMPGLFESDRHRLSIDECTAIYRAAYK; the protein is encoded by the coding sequence ATGAAAACAAAACTGAATTTCAACATGTGGATCCCGACCCGCATCCTTTTCGGGGCGGACGAACTGAAAAACCTGCACAGGCAGGAGATGCCCGGGAAAAAGGCGCTGCTGGCAATTTCGAACGGCAAGTCGACCCGAGCAAACGGCTATCTGGCCGCCACGGAGGAACAGCTCCGGCTGGCAGGGATCGAAAGCGTGGTATTCGACCGGATCGAAGCGAACCCCTTGAAATCCACCGTCATGGCCGGAGCGGCAGCGGCACGGGAGCACGGGTGCGACATGATCGTCGCATTGGGAGGCGGCAGCGTCATGGACGCCGCAAAGGCCATAGCCCTGATGGCATCCAACGACGGCGACCTGTGGGACTATGTATTCGGCGGGACGGGCAAAGAACAGCAGGCCGAACACGCACCGCTGCCGGTCATCGCAATAACCACGACGGCAGGAACCGGGTCGGAAGTCGATCCGTGGGGCGTCGTAACCAACGAACAAACCCATGAAAAGATCGGCGTCGAAGCCGCATTCCCCGTACTGGCCGTAGTCGATCCGAAGCTAATGCTCACCGTGCCGCCGAAATTCACGGCATACCAGGGGTTCGACGCATTGTTCCACAGCGTGGAGAGTTACATTTCGAAATTCGCCAACCTCGCAAGCGACATGTACGCACTGACCGCCATCGAGCATATCGCCCGCAACCTGCCGCGCGCCGTGGCCAATGGCGACGATCTCGAAGCTCGGACCCGCGTGGCCTTCGGCAACACCCTTTCCGGCGTGGTGATGTGCCTGAGCGCCACGACCAGCCAGCACTCGATGGAACACGCCATGTCGGCCTACCACCAGGATCTGCCCCACGGCGCCGGGCTGATCATGCTCAGCAGGGCTTACTTCTCGTTCTTCATCGACCGGCACGTCTGCGACGAGCGTTTCGTACGGATGGCCCGTGCAATGGGGATGGAGCAGGCCGCACAGCCCGGAGATTTCATCACGGCGCTCACCCGCTTGCAACAGGCATGCGGCGTCGCCGACCTGAGGATGTCCGACTACGGCATCACCCCCGGAGAGTTACAGCAAATGACGTTCAACGCATTCGACACAATGCCCGGACTGTTCGAATCAGACCGCCACAGGCTGAGCATCGACGAATGCACAGCCATCTACCGGGCCGCCTATAAATAA
- a CDS encoding DUF3737 family protein translates to MQIKNTTYGGERPLFASHGLRMEHVTIQAGESALKECSDIEAVDCRFEGKYPFWHVDGFVVRNCLFTEGARAALWYSRNLTMSDTRVEAPKMFREMDGIRLENVQLPFAQETLWHCRNVQLRNVQVDKGDYIFMHGENIRIEDYAQRGNYSFQYCRNVVIRNAVINSKDAFWNTEDVTVYDSEINGEYLGWHSKRLRLVNCKISGTQPLCYATDLVLENCTMADDCDLAFEYSTLQAAIDGPVRSVKNPRSGSVTAESYGEIILNGNIKAPGDCRIETWNDQSSCA, encoded by the coding sequence ATGCAGATAAAAAACACCACCTACGGAGGCGAACGCCCGCTGTTCGCCTCGCACGGCCTGCGCATGGAGCACGTAACCATCCAGGCAGGCGAATCGGCACTCAAGGAGTGCTCGGATATCGAAGCCGTCGATTGCCGTTTCGAAGGCAAATACCCTTTCTGGCACGTCGACGGGTTCGTCGTCCGGAATTGCCTCTTCACCGAGGGCGCACGCGCGGCGCTGTGGTATTCGCGCAACCTTACGATGAGCGACACGCGGGTCGAAGCCCCCAAGATGTTCCGCGAGATGGACGGCATCCGGCTGGAGAACGTACAGTTGCCTTTTGCACAGGAAACGCTCTGGCACTGCCGCAACGTGCAGCTGCGCAACGTACAGGTCGACAAGGGCGATTATATCTTCATGCACGGCGAAAACATCCGCATAGAGGATTACGCGCAAAGAGGCAACTATTCGTTCCAATACTGCCGCAACGTGGTGATCCGCAACGCCGTCATCAATTCGAAGGACGCTTTCTGGAACACCGAGGACGTGACGGTCTACGACTCCGAGATCAACGGCGAGTACCTGGGCTGGCACTCGAAGCGGCTGCGGCTGGTTAACTGCAAAATATCGGGCACCCAGCCCCTGTGTTACGCCACGGATCTCGTACTGGAAAACTGTACGATGGCCGACGACTGCGACCTGGCGTTCGAATACTCGACATTGCAGGCCGCCATAGACGGCCCCGTCCGCAGCGTGAAGAACCCCCGCAGCGGTTCGGTCACGGCCGAAAGCTACGGGGAGATCATCCTCAACGGGAATATCAAGGCACCGGGCGACTGCCGTATCGAAACGTGGAACGACCAAAGCAGCTGCGCATAG
- a CDS encoding winged helix-turn-helix transcriptional regulator produces the protein MYEKKIPFDIDCGIKIAMEVIGGKWKSCIILELDNGPKRPSELHRLFADANARVIDQQLKELEKHGAIRKKIYAELPPHSEYSITDTGRSLIPVIKQLETWGDAFRPKMKEILGIED, from the coding sequence ATGTACGAAAAGAAAATACCTTTCGACATCGATTGCGGAATAAAGATCGCCATGGAGGTCATCGGGGGCAAGTGGAAAAGCTGCATCATCCTCGAACTGGACAACGGGCCCAAACGCCCCAGCGAGTTACACAGGCTGTTTGCGGATGCCAATGCGCGCGTAATCGACCAACAACTGAAAGAGCTCGAAAAACACGGGGCCATCCGGAAAAAGATCTACGCGGAACTTCCGCCCCATTCGGAATATTCCATCACCGACACCGGCAGGTCGCTGATCCCTGTAATCAAGCAGCTCGAAACCTGGGGCGACGCCTTCCGTCCGAAGATGAAGGAGATCCTCGGCATAGAGGATTAA
- a CDS encoding cyclophilin-like fold protein: MKKLLLLPFMLLSLVLPAACGESGDDPAPSGGHPGQPETPGGNEGGDPGETSLKIGITVGSRTITATMEDNAAARDFLSRLPLEVTLSDYSNAEKIFYPSPALTTSKVARGCTPAPGDITIYVPWGNVAIFYKNGSRSNDLIRIGRIDGNGIEALSIPGSLSVRFERQRQETPENNSEQNPT; this comes from the coding sequence ATGAAAAAATTATTGTTACTGCCGTTCATGCTGCTATCGCTGGTACTGCCAGCGGCATGCGGGGAATCGGGCGACGACCCCGCCCCTTCCGGAGGGCACCCCGGTCAACCGGAGACGCCCGGCGGAAACGAGGGCGGCGACCCGGGCGAAACATCGCTGAAAATCGGCATCACGGTCGGCAGCCGCACGATTACCGCCACGATGGAGGACAATGCCGCCGCACGGGATTTCCTTTCGCGCCTGCCGCTGGAGGTGACGTTGTCGGATTACAGCAACGCCGAGAAAATATTTTATCCCTCACCGGCGCTGACGACCTCCAAGGTCGCACGCGGCTGCACCCCTGCACCGGGCGACATCACGATCTATGTCCCGTGGGGCAATGTGGCCATATTCTACAAAAACGGGTCGAGGAGCAACGACCTGATCCGGATCGGGCGCATCGACGGCAACGGAATCGAAGCCCTCAGCATCCCCGGCTCGCTTAGCGTCCGGTTCGAAAGGCAACGACAGGAAACACCGGAAAACAATAGCGAACAAAATCCGACATGA
- a CDS encoding NAD(P)H-dependent oxidoreductase, with protein MKNTLVISGHTDLSASVANKTILETIAQRLPQAEIVRLDSLYPDFKIDAQAEQQRLLKADVIVLQFPVFWYSAPSLLERWMEETFRHGFSHGSTGDKLKGKKLVLSFTTGAPAEMYSHEGPMGYTIDEFLPCYKATCKLCGMEFAGYVFTGGVSYGARTTPEQVEAQKAKSVEHAQRLLGLLATL; from the coding sequence ATGAAAAACACACTCGTAATATCCGGCCATACCGATCTTTCGGCATCGGTGGCCAACAAAACGATCCTCGAAACGATTGCGCAACGACTGCCCCAGGCGGAGATCGTACGGCTCGACAGCCTCTACCCGGATTTCAAAATCGACGCACAGGCCGAACAGCAGCGGCTGCTGAAAGCCGACGTCATCGTATTGCAGTTTCCGGTATTCTGGTACAGCGCCCCGTCGCTGCTGGAGCGCTGGATGGAAGAGACCTTCCGGCACGGGTTCTCGCACGGAAGCACGGGCGACAAACTGAAAGGCAAGAAACTGGTGCTCTCGTTCACGACGGGCGCCCCGGCGGAGATGTATTCCCACGAAGGGCCGATGGGCTACACGATCGACGAATTCCTGCCCTGCTACAAGGCCACCTGCAAACTGTGCGGGATGGAGTTTGCCGGATATGTCTTCACCGGCGGGGTGAGCTATGGTGCGCGGACGACGCCAGAACAAGTCGAAGCGCAGAAAGCGAAGTCCGTGGAACATGCGCAGCGGCTGCTCGGGCTGCTCGCGACATTGTAA
- a CDS encoding MalY/PatB family protein, whose product MEYDFDTVIPRRGTDSCKWDTPAQEDVLPMWVADMDFRTAPAVIEALQRRVAHGIFGYTKVPDAYYNAIEGWFARRHGWRIDRRWIVCTTGVVPALSAVIKALTKPGDRVIVQTPAYNCFFSSIRNNGCKLSSNGLSYRGGRYTVDFEDLEAKAADPKAKLLLLCNPHNPVGRVWTPEELRRMGEICLRHGVLVVADEIHCELTYDGHDYTPFASLSEEFLRHSVTCNSPSKAFNLAGMQIANIVAADEGVRRRIDRAINDNEVCDVNPLGVAALTAAYNEGAEWLDALRAYLRENYRFLRGYFQEHLPQYAVLPLEGTYLAWIDCRAAGTGSERLAERLLDQGRLMVSPGTLYGPGGEGFIRLNIACPQRTLAEGLERLRKVLAR is encoded by the coding sequence ATGGAATACGATTTCGACACCGTCATTCCCCGCCGGGGCACGGACTCCTGCAAGTGGGATACCCCCGCGCAGGAAGACGTGCTGCCGATGTGGGTGGCAGACATGGATTTCCGCACGGCCCCGGCCGTCATCGAGGCGTTGCAGCGGCGCGTGGCACACGGCATCTTCGGTTACACGAAGGTGCCCGATGCCTATTACAACGCGATAGAAGGCTGGTTCGCACGACGCCACGGATGGCGGATCGACCGGCGATGGATCGTCTGCACGACAGGCGTCGTCCCGGCACTGTCGGCCGTAATCAAGGCGCTGACGAAGCCCGGCGACCGGGTGATCGTACAAACACCCGCCTACAACTGCTTCTTCTCGTCGATCCGCAACAACGGGTGCAAATTGTCTTCCAACGGCCTGTCGTACCGCGGTGGCCGGTACACCGTCGATTTCGAAGACCTGGAAGCGAAAGCCGCCGACCCCAAAGCGAAACTCCTGCTGTTATGCAACCCGCACAACCCCGTCGGACGGGTCTGGACACCGGAAGAGTTGCGACGCATGGGCGAAATCTGCCTGCGCCACGGCGTGCTGGTCGTGGCGGACGAGATCCACTGCGAACTGACCTATGACGGACACGACTATACGCCTTTCGCATCGTTGTCCGAAGAGTTCCTGCGGCATTCGGTCACCTGCAATTCGCCCAGCAAGGCATTCAACCTGGCCGGGATGCAGATCGCCAACATCGTCGCCGCCGATGAAGGGGTGCGACGCCGCATCGACCGGGCGATCAATGACAACGAAGTCTGCGACGTCAACCCGCTGGGCGTAGCAGCACTGACGGCCGCCTACAACGAGGGGGCGGAGTGGCTCGACGCCTTGCGGGCATACCTCCGGGAAAACTACCGCTTCCTGCGGGGGTATTTCCAGGAACACCTGCCGCAATATGCCGTCCTGCCGCTCGAAGGCACCTATCTGGCATGGATCGACTGCCGGGCCGCCGGTACGGGTTCGGAACGGCTCGCGGAACGGCTGCTCGATCAGGGACGGCTGATGGTCAGCCCCGGCACCCTCTACGGGCCCGGCGGCGAAGGCTTCATCCGCCTGAACATCGCCTGTCCGCAAAGGACGCTCGCCGAGGGGCTGGAACGGCTGCGAAAAGTGCTGGCCAGATAA
- a CDS encoding alpha/beta hydrolase has product MKRPLILTTAILMILGTNTSVAQGDADNFYKSNSVNTEKVSFSNQYKMKVGARLFLPKELEEGRKYPAVIVGHPMGAVKEQSAGLYATKLAECGFVTLALDLSFWGESDGEPRNAVLPDVYSEDFSAAVDFLGTRPFVDRERIGVVGICGSGSFAISAAKIDPRLKAIATVSMYDMGAASRNGLKHALSPEQRKRIIAQAAEQRYAEFLGGEPLYTGGTVHELTAESTPIEREFYEFYRTPRGEFTPDGATPRTTTHPTLTSNVKFMNFYPFADIETISPRPMLFIAGENAHSREFSEDAYRLAAEPKELYLVPDAGHVDLYDRTGLIPFGKLETFFRDALK; this is encoded by the coding sequence ATGAAACGACCATTAATTCTGACAACAGCCATACTTATGATACTCGGCACGAACACATCCGTCGCACAGGGCGATGCAGACAATTTCTACAAAAGCAATTCGGTAAACACCGAGAAAGTATCCTTTTCCAACCAATACAAAATGAAAGTAGGCGCACGGCTCTTCCTGCCCAAGGAGCTGGAGGAAGGGCGAAAATACCCCGCCGTCATCGTCGGGCACCCGATGGGCGCAGTCAAGGAACAGAGCGCCGGTCTGTACGCCACAAAACTGGCCGAATGCGGGTTCGTCACGCTGGCACTCGACCTCTCCTTCTGGGGTGAAAGCGACGGAGAACCACGCAATGCCGTCCTGCCGGATGTCTATTCGGAGGACTTCAGCGCAGCGGTGGATTTCCTCGGCACCCGCCCCTTTGTCGACCGGGAACGTATCGGCGTTGTCGGGATCTGCGGCAGCGGCAGCTTCGCCATCAGCGCTGCGAAGATCGACCCCCGCCTGAAAGCCATCGCAACGGTCAGCATGTACGACATGGGGGCAGCCAGCCGCAACGGGCTGAAACACGCCCTGTCGCCCGAACAGCGCAAACGGATCATCGCCCAGGCTGCCGAACAGCGTTATGCCGAATTCCTGGGCGGGGAACCCCTTTACACCGGCGGCACAGTACACGAACTGACGGCCGAATCCACGCCGATCGAGCGCGAATTCTACGAATTTTACCGTACGCCGCGCGGGGAGTTCACCCCCGACGGGGCCACGCCGCGCACGACTACGCACCCTACACTGACCAGCAACGTGAAATTCATGAACTTCTACCCCTTCGCCGACATCGAGACCATCTCGCCGCGACCGATGCTCTTCATCGCAGGTGAGAATGCCCATTCGCGGGAGTTCAGCGAGGACGCCTACCGCCTGGCTGCCGAGCCGAAAGAGCTTTACCTCGTGCCGGATGCAGGGCATGTCGACCTCTACGACCGGACAGGCCTGATCCCGTTCGGGAAACTGGAAACATTCTTCAGGGATGCGCTGAAATAA
- a CDS encoding MATE family efflux transporter: MDAGKKREYELLELIRTGKPMTWSERLDLIVRLSIPSILAQLSVIVMLYIDASMVGSLGANASASIGLVSTTTWLFSGVCTAAATGFSVQVAHLIGANDPTGARNVLRQAFSATLLFGLFASAVGCAVSGSLPGWLGGNDAIAPDASRYFLIYALSLPFLQVNYLSGSMLRCSGNMRVPSMLSVLMCVLDVIFNTLLIFPTRTVYWGGAEVVFPGAGMGVAGAALGTALAVIATAGLMTCYLWFRSPELALGKERGSFRPTAECLRKAVRIGLPIGCEHVILCGAQILTTVIVAPLGTAAIAANAFAITAESLCYMPGYGIADAATTLVGQSKGAGRRMLTQRFARMTVSLGMVVMAFMGLVMYVAAPLMMGIMTPDPEIRELGIMALRIEAFAEPMFAASIVAYGAFIGAGDTVVPSCMNFFSIWAVRLTLAALLAPTMGLQGVWIAMCIELCFRGAIFLVRLLRGKWLGVATPAC; the protein is encoded by the coding sequence ATGGATGCAGGAAAAAAGCGAGAATACGAATTGCTGGAGCTGATCCGCACCGGCAAGCCGATGACCTGGAGCGAGCGGCTCGACCTGATCGTCCGGTTGAGCATTCCCTCCATTCTGGCACAGCTGTCCGTCATCGTGATGCTCTACATCGACGCCTCGATGGTCGGAAGCCTCGGGGCAAACGCTTCGGCATCCATCGGGCTGGTGTCGACGACCACATGGCTCTTCAGCGGGGTATGCACGGCGGCGGCCACGGGATTCTCGGTACAGGTCGCCCACCTGATCGGCGCCAACGACCCAACGGGCGCGAGGAACGTCCTGCGGCAGGCATTCTCCGCGACGCTGCTCTTCGGGCTTTTCGCCTCGGCCGTCGGATGCGCCGTCAGCGGGTCGCTGCCCGGATGGCTCGGCGGGAACGACGCCATCGCCCCGGATGCTTCGCGTTATTTCCTGATCTATGCGCTGTCACTCCCGTTCCTGCAGGTCAACTACCTGTCGGGCAGCATGCTGCGGTGCAGCGGCAACATGCGTGTCCCAAGTATGCTGAGCGTCCTGATGTGTGTGCTGGACGTGATCTTCAACACCCTGCTGATCTTCCCGACGCGGACGGTGTATTGGGGCGGCGCGGAAGTGGTGTTCCCGGGTGCGGGCATGGGCGTGGCCGGAGCCGCGCTGGGAACGGCGCTGGCAGTCATAGCGACGGCCGGGCTGATGACCTGCTACCTGTGGTTCCGCTCGCCGGAACTGGCGTTGGGAAAGGAACGCGGAAGTTTCCGGCCTACGGCCGAATGCCTGCGCAAAGCCGTCCGCATCGGCCTTCCGATCGGTTGTGAGCATGTCATCCTCTGCGGGGCGCAAATCCTGACTACGGTGATCGTCGCACCGCTCGGCACCGCCGCCATCGCGGCCAACGCCTTCGCCATCACGGCCGAAAGCCTTTGTTACATGCCCGGCTACGGAATCGCCGACGCCGCCACGACATTGGTCGGGCAGAGCAAGGGCGCCGGGCGGCGGATGCTCACGCAGCGTTTCGCCCGCATGACCGTGTCGCTCGGCATGGTCGTCATGGCATTCATGGGTTTGGTGATGTACGTCGCCGCCCCGCTGATGATGGGCATCATGACTCCGGATCCGGAGATCCGGGAGCTCGGCATCATGGCACTGCGCATCGAGGCTTTCGCCGAGCCGATGTTCGCCGCTTCGATCGTAGCCTACGGGGCTTTCATCGGTGCCGGGGACACCGTAGTCCCGAGCTGCATGAATTTCTTCAGCATCTGGGCCGTACGGCTCACGCTGGCCGCGCTGCTCGCCCCGACGATGGGATTGCAGGGTGTATGGATCGCCATGTGCATCGAACTCTGTTTCCGCGGCGCGATTTTCCTCGTCCGGCTGCTGCGGGGCAAATGGCTGGGTGTCGCCACCCCGGCTTGCTGA
- a CDS encoding arginase family protein, with protein MKTHTSTIRLIYPQWQGGNVAAMVPEVKDPDDAARGYYLGAQLLDFLAPCGGQETLTVPVSTQIGERRVTDGVLDRDVILRQTKAALEMLRASDPGRIVTLGGDCSVSVVPFTYLAAKYGGDVAMVWIDAHPDITLPGDPYPGYHAMAVTACMGHGDAKIVAELPAAFDPSKILFVGLRNWERDEIKARQHQYGIKHLTPEEVAADSDALRAWLKSCGASKVVVHFDMDVLDPAEIVAAVGTDPDGMKIEAVVRVINDIAAEKELVGLTVAEPMPRTAIRLRDMLGRLPLLE; from the coding sequence ATGAAAACACACACATCTACGATCCGCCTGATCTACCCGCAATGGCAGGGCGGCAATGTCGCGGCGATGGTGCCCGAGGTAAAGGATCCCGACGATGCCGCACGGGGATATTACCTCGGGGCGCAGCTGCTCGACTTCCTGGCTCCCTGCGGCGGGCAGGAAACGCTCACCGTTCCCGTCTCCACCCAGATCGGGGAACGCAGGGTGACGGACGGTGTACTCGACCGCGACGTCATTCTCCGGCAGACGAAAGCCGCGCTGGAGATGCTGCGGGCGAGCGATCCCGGCAGGATCGTGACCCTGGGCGGGGATTGCTCCGTGAGCGTGGTGCCGTTCACCTACCTTGCCGCGAAATACGGCGGCGACGTGGCGATGGTATGGATCGACGCCCATCCCGACATCACGCTTCCGGGCGATCCCTATCCCGGCTACCATGCCATGGCCGTGACGGCCTGCATGGGGCACGGCGATGCGAAGATCGTGGCGGAACTGCCCGCCGCATTCGACCCGTCGAAGATCCTGTTCGTAGGGTTGCGCAACTGGGAGCGGGACGAGATTAAGGCCCGCCAGCATCAGTACGGGATAAAGCATCTCACCCCCGAAGAGGTGGCTGCGGACAGCGATGCGCTCCGGGCCTGGCTGAAATCGTGCGGGGCGTCGAAGGTGGTGGTTCATTTCGATATGGACGTGCTCGACCCGGCGGAGATCGTTGCGGCGGTCGGCACCGATCCCGACGGGATGAAAATAGAGGCGGTCGTCCGCGTGATAAACGATATTGCGGCTGAAAAGGAGCTGGTGGGCCTTACGGTCGCCGAGCCGATGCCCCGTACGGCGATCCGGCTCAGGGATATGCTGGGCAGGTTGCCGTTGCTGGAATAG
- a CDS encoding helix-turn-helix domain-containing protein → MEEILKIDTVDQYNKLFGFETRHPQVGVVSFDTAESQGNYRMTMGFYSVFLKETAGCRINYGKTSYDFDDQTVICIAPGQTVGYTDVEGVPKKSVGLLFHPDFIRGTSLGQKIKKYTFFSYESNEALHLSEEERMIVLDCLEKIRMELLHAIDKHTKGLIATNIELLLDYCMRFYERQFVTRGDMNLDVLARFERLLDDYLTQGAAAKEGLPSVRYFASKICLSPNYFGDLVKKETGKSAQEYIQLKMIDAAKEGLLDPNKTIGQVAYELGFQYPQHFVRFFKRHVGYTPREYRLQS, encoded by the coding sequence ATGGAAGAAATCCTGAAAATCGACACTGTCGACCAGTATAACAAACTCTTCGGGTTCGAGACCCGCCACCCGCAGGTCGGCGTCGTTTCGTTCGATACGGCCGAGAGCCAGGGAAACTACCGGATGACGATGGGGTTCTATTCGGTATTCCTCAAGGAGACTGCGGGATGCCGGATCAACTACGGCAAGACGAGCTATGATTTTGACGACCAGACGGTCATCTGCATCGCTCCGGGGCAGACGGTGGGGTATACCGACGTGGAGGGTGTTCCCAAGAAATCGGTCGGGCTGCTGTTTCATCCCGATTTTATCCGCGGTACGTCGCTGGGGCAGAAGATTAAGAAATATACGTTTTTTTCCTATGAGTCCAACGAAGCCTTGCACCTGTCGGAGGAAGAACGTATGATTGTCCTCGACTGCCTGGAAAAAATCCGCATGGAACTGCTCCACGCCATCGACAAGCATACCAAAGGGCTTATTGCGACCAACATAGAACTGCTGCTCGACTATTGTATGCGTTTTTACGAGCGCCAGTTCGTCACGCGCGGGGACATGAATCTCGATGTCCTGGCACGTTTCGAGCGGTTGCTCGACGATTACCTTACCCAAGGCGCCGCTGCGAAGGAAGGGTTGCCTTCGGTACGCTATTTTGCAAGCAAAATATGCCTGTCGCCCAATTATTTCGGCGATCTGGTGAAAAAGGAGACCGGGAAATCGGCCCAGGAGTATATCCAGCTGAAGATGATCGACGCGGCCAAGGAGGGGCTTCTCGACCCGAACAAAACCATCGGGCAGGTGGCCTATGAACTGGGATTCCAGTATCCGCAGCATTTCGTACGTTTCTTTAAACGCCATGTCGGCTACACCCCCAGGGAATATCGGTTGCAGAGCTGA